The DNA window TGCTTTCCCTCAAATATAATTGCATCTGAACATCTGACATCGTACAAGTTGAGGAAAAGCGTAGTTTCTTAACTAATACCTATTTCTTAAATGCTGGAAATGGTTGCGTCTCATCATGTTCCACATGCACATTACATGCACATTACTCTGAACCCGATTACGCTCTGTAAATAAGGCTATTTCACTTGAATATGTTTACTAGCTTTTGAAGTTTTATAGAGTTCAAAGCTGATGCAGGCTTTGTTTCAGGCGCAAGGCAGCTTATAAACACAGCCACACGTCTCTTTAGCAGACATTATTAATGCTTTCAGTCTTATACAGCTGATTGTTCCAGTAGTTCTGATCTATTCCTGTTAATGTTAAACGTGACCATCAAATTATGCGGATTAccaaaataatacaacatttcaaACTGAAACTGTAGACTACATGCACAATTCATTTTATCATCATGCTTAATTTTACCTAAATCGCACCATTATGTTTGTTAGCgtttgaaacatttattattataatgaaggTAACAAATCAATGGATTGGGTCTTTTGACCCACTGATAGCACAGAAAGTGTAATTATAagatacataaatgtattttaaaggtgGTTTCATTTAATGGCTAAATGGTGGTTTCAGTCCTCCTggtataatgtataacaatagttttgagttttaaaattggcttttatgtttttctgttgagcgcgcacacacacacacatgtttataTTTGTTTCTCCTGACCTTTAAAGTACTGTATGTTACTCATTGAGTGTGGAAAAAgatgtaatataataaattgtgATGTACAATCCTACAAATGAAACATGAAGtttatcaaaatgtaacaaaGGTTTTCTTAAAATGGCATAATTTTAAAAACTGAGCAGACACCAGCTGTTTGTGGCGTGTAGAGCGACCTTGTGTACCTTGTGTATGTCGTCTTTATTTTGAGATATCATGTCATTCCTTGGTGCATCTTAAACATTTCCTTGAAAGAAATCTGTCAGATGTTTGTGGTGTCTGTGGATTCTGAGAAATGCAGTTAATGTCTCAAAACAACGTCTGAACCAaatgttaccttttttttctctctccttttttattCTAGAACTTTTTACCTGTGTAATAAAACTGCTCCATTACAGTGAAGTATGTGACTGTctgaaatatacattatatatacatctACGCTAATATAGGGTTTCAGTGCccaatgtgatataaatatgtgATATATCCTATTGCATTTGATGATGTTATGTTAATAATGGTTTACCCTTgtttaaaggggccatatgatgttactaaaaataactttattttgtgtatttgctgtaatgcaatgtgtttatgtggtctaggtttcaaaaaacattttattgctttattagtATTAAACAGCCAATATTTCGAGTTAtatgcaactagttaatagtgaaaacaAAATCCTAAACTAAAGTCCTCTGGGAACGTTTGGGTGCCATCGAGTCAGATATTAGAGTCAAAGTGGAGTGGCAAAACAGTTTCTTTTTTATTCCAGGAAATAGTCtctattaatgaaatattaaagctCTCAGCTGAACAAATTCTAGTattaaattcagatgttttaacAACAATCTAAGCATGTTTTCCACAAGTTTAAGACTGTGAGAAACAAACAAGTACAATACAAAAGTGCAATGTAACAACATGAGAGGCAAATGTGAAACAGGACTCAATGAAAGAAGCAAGTTGCTGGCTAATATTCACacgagatgatgatgatgatgaagatcatCTATACATAATGAATCATGGCTTACTGAAGCAGGCTGTGAATCTTCTGGCTGTGTCCTGTTAGAAGTGCTGTTACACAAATGTTTTAATGGCTCATGATCTCACAGTGTCtcaaaacaaagaataaaaagcCTCCGCAAACACACAAGAGAACGATCTTCACTCATTTAAAAACGATCATAAACTAGACACTTGAAAAGGGTGGAGTGATGTGAATATGTGCCCTATCAGAGCACAGCTACACCTCCGTCACAGCGGCTGGTGATCATGTTACCGATCTCCGTCCACGTGTCCAGGTGGGGGTCGTAGATTTCGACCGAGTCTACAGTGACCGGCGCTGAAAAGTCCCGGCTCGAGGTCCGACCTCCCACCGCATATAACAAACCATTAACGGCTGCAAGCGTTACCCCAGCGCGCGGGACGGCCATCGGCGCCACCTCCACCCACTTCTCCTGGAACAACAGAGacatgtactgcattaaaaccagaagtcaaacatttgcaaacaaggTTAAGTTTTTGAAAATGTCAACAGTGTTACATGTAGGGCTGCATTTAACAATCGATTAATCTAgatgttataaattcactgtaaaccacagcttcatgggcttattgcttttataaaacggttattccatatacATAGTAAGgcttcacagaataaaacagagcaagtAAAGagtaatgatataaataaaaacagttatcttCCACCAAACAAGAAACAGGTGTGGTTCCAACAAAGTAGTTGCCGAgcaacacagaagtaaacaaaggtgtatgttggTGGAGTGATTTACAACAGCTTCAAAcgcggctcagccaatcagaatcaaggactggaactatctgttaaataatgattattaaaaatgttattctaCATCCTGGCTAGTGTTGTCCTCCAATGTGCAATATGAAGGATATGCTATACATAATGTGCAGAAAAAGGGTCAAATAGATTACATTCCGTAACAAAAATCAACTGTTGGCTTACCATTTTAAAGCTTAAAGTTAAAATTACTCAATTAAAAatcatgaaacaaaaacaaaagcacacacactaAACATAGAACAAAAACTTGTCTGAACAAAGTAATTCTATCATATTTACATCAATGAAGTGGAAGGCCATTTCCGCCAGaggataaaaacaaaatgttggatttatttttttctctttattaaagtttagttgagtttatttctcacaattcagactttttgttCGAAGAACTGctaaattaatataatgtataatatataataatgatattgcAATATTTTACAAAGTCACAATTGCAATTTTATTATGACTTtcaattgtaagatataaacctgcaattcgtaaaaaaaaaaaaaaatcaggatcgTAGACATAAAATCGCAATTACAAGAATGAATGTCAGAATTGGGacacataattattattacttttattctatGGCAGAGAAAAGCTTCCATAATTTACTGTTACTGctctcataaaaataaaattctttgcGTTGCATGTACAACTGTTTAATGTCCatcaagaaatattttaataaaatgtatcaagTCATACTCCGTCTGACGCAAAGGACAAGACGCATGAAGTTTAAATGTGTTATTCACTGCACAGATGCACAGTACATGGACCAGATTAATCAATAATCAAATTCATCCAGTTATTTTCATTATTGattagttgttgcagccctatatAGATCAGACTTTATGGGGTTCTAACCTCCTCCAGGCAGTACTTCTCCACTGTGTCCAAAGATCCCAGAGCCTCATTCCAGCCTCCTACAGCGTAGATGCAGTTATTGAGGCTAGCTACACCCACATACGCCCGGCGGGTCACCATGACAGGCAGGGCGCTCCAGCGGCGAGAGATGGGGTCGTAAACCTCAGCCGAGCGCAGCTCTGTACCCTCATCACTGATGCCACCGATCACATAGATGAATCCTGGAGCAGACGCACAACATACTGAAGACATTTCATATCCCCACAGTGCACTGAGAGTATGCACTGGCTTGGTTACCAGTTAACATTATTTAGTGCTACAGAGGTGGTGTATTTTGGATTGAACTAATTATATATGAACTCATTAAATAAAAGATTCCAGAAATCAGGTGGACAGTTAGTTTTTTATAGATTACATGCAAGTTTGggatgacataagggtgagtaaatgatgacaaaattaaattgtttatctTTAACACGGTTGGGATCTCCAAGAGGACTTGGGTACCTTGCAGCTCACAGCAGCCAAAATAATATCGTGGAACAGCCATGCTCCCAATAACCTCCCATTTATTTTCTTCCGGGTCATAACGTTCCATGGTCTTCCCGATCTCTGAGCCAATCCAGCCACCTGAAACCATAATCATTTTTATGCAACATTTATTGCCCTCATGATTGCATTGCGTTTACCTTGGCAGGAATGTTGCTAAAAGCATTGACAAATCACATGGTGTTACAGTGAATCTGAATTAAAACCCTGACGGACTGAATGCATAAACTCATCCTGCCGGAAAGCATCTGAATTTGCGTACCAAGTGCGTAAAGCGCTCCATGACAGGAACAAACTCCGACCCCACAGCGTGGATAGTTCAGAGACGCCACTGCTGCCCACTGCTTGGTCACTGGGTCATACCGCTCTGTGCAGTCGAAAATCATCGAGTCCTTTTCTCCTGTGCAATAAGAGACCaattagataaaagcatctgctaaatgcactGTACATGTAAAGCATGGGTCCTAATATTGATATGTTGCGACGCTACAGAAATTACAGGAAAAAACCCACACGCTTACCCCCCACTACATATATCATGCCTTCCAGGACGGCCACCCCGAGTCCACTGCGGGCCTGATGCAGGGAAGACACGGTGGTCCAGAACTGACTGAACGAATCAAAGCGTTCAACGCAACTCAAAGCCCGACTGTCACTCCATCGGCCGCCCTGCAGACGAGTGTAACCGCCTGAGAGACACACGCAGAGAGGTATTGAATTAGAAAAACGATTAAGACGAGTATCACACCCGCATGCTCACAGAAGAGTTCCCGTACCAATGGCATAGAGATACTTGCGGGCTTTTCTCCGGGGCCGGGCCTTGGCCGTCTGCAGAAGGCTGAAAGGTTTGCTCTCTTTAGGGGACTTGTTAACTTCAGTGTACTCTCTCAGAAGGGTTTGCAATGCAACTCGCAAACTGAAGTCTGAAATACCTGCAGGAGAAAGTCTGGTTACCAATGtgtgcacaaaaacaaacatcataaAACAGATACTTCTGACTCTAAACTACGATTAGATGAGCCACATTGTAAAATATACGAGATATCTGCACCTAGACATACATCCAAATCTATAAGAATACATCAAGCTGCTTACCAAACATATACAGTCTGATTGTGCTGATGCACTTAAAGACAGTGAGGTGGTTAGACAAAAATTTTTTATCATCTACAACAGTGTAATTAGATCACTGCACTAATTACTTTCTAAATCCCATATCAAACACAAGAAGACACAGATAGACATTAAACTGCTCTTTTAattcttaataaataatataagacTGCATCAATTTTACTTGAACTGACTAAAGTATTTAAAGAGataaagttacattaaaattagAAGTCAGATTGTCAAATTGTAATGTTAAATACACTACTCTTTTATAGAAAATGTTTTGTAGTCTATACAgtatttatgaatctttgcaaatcgcctttcttAATAGTGCTAGTTAGCAAGTTCTACAATGAATGCGCTAAAGTTAAGTCTCTCAGAGAGTGGGTCttaagagaggggcggggtcagcagagctcattaacatttaaaggaacatgcaaCAAAACGTGCTGCTAtagacagagctgtttttgatagggtaaaaagtgttttacactaccattgaaagattttaaccaaagtatgttatagacttttcattaagaccctaaagaatcttAGCAACTAgaggaaaatgggcatccgatgacctctttaatcaattttaattttaatttttttctttttctgtccttATGAATTTTTATGATCatatagggtggccatatgcgccgttcatacgggacacgtcccggccaggattttaatattgcctaaaacatccagagcagtttgtccaataacatgcaggtattgtacataatcgaccaatcgtggggctgcgtgtgaagagggaacgatcaaagcgATGCCAATATGCACAGGTGTATGTTTGTTTGCTTGACTTGAAGCATCGCTGCGCACAAATCG is part of the Carassius auratus strain Wakin chromosome 27, ASM336829v1, whole genome shotgun sequence genome and encodes:
- the ipp gene encoding actin-binding protein IPP isoform X2 produces the protein MSSAGPSLSYPESHRGTFSSDRHAGLLLAQMNKMRLQSDFCDVRLLVGGKVFGVHKLVLAASGPYFTALFSGAMSEAHEEEVRIAGVEADVFEILLEFIYTGFIDVTVDTVQELMVAADMLQLSEVVDICGEFLRAHMDPSNCVGIYRFLEQIACMELLQFTEDYIHVHFLEVCVSEEFSSLSKDQLVKLLRSEELRIEDEYQVFTAAMDWLHHDVPHRKKHVVEVLEPVRFPLLSPQRLYKYIEGISDFSLRVALQTLLREYTEVNKSPKESKPFSLLQTAKARPRRKARKYLYAIGGYTRLQGGRWSDSRALSCVERFDSFSQFWTTVSSLHQARSGLGVAVLEGEKDSMIFDCTERYDPVTKQWAAVASLNYPRCGVGVCSCHGALYALGGWIGSEIGKTMERYDPEENKWEVIGSMAVPRYYFGCCELQGFIYVIGGISDEGTELRSAEVYDPISRRWSALPVMVTRRAYVGVASLNNCIYAVGGWNEALGSLDTVEKYCLEEEKWVEVAPMAVPRAGVTLAAVNGLLYAVGGRTSSRDFSAPVTVDSVEIYDPHLDTWTEIGNMITSRCDGGVAVL
- the ipp gene encoding actin-binding protein IPP isoform X1: MSSAGPSLSYPESHRGTFSSDRHAGLLLAQMNKMRLQSDFCDVRLLVGGKVFGVHKLVLAASGPYFTALFSGAMSEAHEEEVRIAGVEADVFEILLEFIYTGFIDVTVDTVQELMVAADMLQLSEVVDICGEFLRAHMDPSNCVGIYRFLEQIACMELLQFTEDYIHVHFLEVCVSEEFSSLSKDQLVKLLRSEELRIEDEYQVFTAAMDWLHHDVPHRKKHVVEVLEPVRFPLLSPQRLYKYIEGISDFSLRVALQTLLREYTEVNKSPKESKPFSLLQTAKARPRRKARKYLYAIGGYTRLQGGRWSDSRALSCVERFDSFSQFWTTVSSLHQARSGLGVAVLEGMIYVVGGEKDSMIFDCTERYDPVTKQWAAVASLNYPRCGVGVCSCHGALYALGGWIGSEIGKTMERYDPEENKWEVIGSMAVPRYYFGCCELQGFIYVIGGISDEGTELRSAEVYDPISRRWSALPVMVTRRAYVGVASLNNCIYAVGGWNEALGSLDTVEKYCLEEEKWVEVAPMAVPRAGVTLAAVNGLLYAVGGRTSSRDFSAPVTVDSVEIYDPHLDTWTEIGNMITSRCDGGVAVL